One window of Pseudomonas sp. ML2-2023-3 genomic DNA carries:
- a CDS encoding glutathione S-transferase, whose protein sequence is MTGHVLYSFRRCPYAMRARMALRYSGVPLSIVEVSLKAKPAEMLAASPKGTVPVLVCADGSVIEQSLDIMHWALARHDPDNWLQPGCAALIEENDTRFKVLLDRYKYAIRYPEHPMEYYRAQGAEFLQRLEDVLARSPYLAGPALSLADVALAPFVRQFAHVDRDWFEQAPYPRLNAWLERFLASELFSSVMRKP, encoded by the coding sequence ATGACCGGGCATGTGCTGTATTCATTCCGCCGCTGCCCCTACGCCATGCGGGCGCGCATGGCCCTGCGCTACAGCGGCGTGCCATTGTCGATTGTGGAGGTCAGCCTGAAAGCCAAACCGGCCGAAATGCTCGCCGCCTCACCCAAGGGTACGGTGCCGGTGCTGGTGTGTGCCGATGGCAGTGTGATCGAGCAAAGCCTGGACATCATGCACTGGGCGCTGGCCCGGCATGATCCGGATAACTGGTTGCAGCCGGGCTGCGCGGCATTGATCGAAGAAAACGACACCCGCTTCAAGGTGCTGCTGGACCGCTACAAATACGCCATTCGCTACCCTGAGCACCCGATGGAGTATTACCGGGCGCAAGGGGCAGAGTTTTTGCAGCGACTGGAAGACGTGCTTGCGCGCTCGCCATACCTGGCCGGGCCTGCGTTGAGTCTGGCGGATGTAGCCCTGGCGCCGTTTGTGCGCCAGTTTGCCCATGTGGACCGCGACTGGTTTGAGCAAGCGCCCTACCCGCGCCTGAATGCCTGGCTGGAGCGGTTTTTGGCATCGGAACTGTTCAGTTCGGTGATGAGAAAGCCCTGA
- a CDS encoding lactonase family protein, whose amino-acid sequence MKFKTLPVLMALSVGAMSAQADSRDEVELLVGSYTQGKSQGIYRLQFDSAKGRITPEPLQVFKSTNPSWLTLSKDQTRLFVVNENGKGQSDVVGRASSVAIDPKTSELTLINQVKTLGEEPTHSSLSADGRYLFVANYGVHADPGGSLAVLPINAEGQLQPVTQMSSHPASRVNPERQMSAHVHSVVSSPDGKFVYASDLGADKVFVYRYDPAANPDHPLVAADPAFVELPAGSGPRHLLFSGDGKHAYLTTEMSAQVFVFDYDNGRLKQRQALELAHGMPAQNRAAGALHASQDGKFLYVSNRGKANEILVFAINPGNGELTEIQRRSVDGDHPREFALSPNGKFLLIANQMSNAIVVLERDPETGTLGKTVQTLTMDAPSDLKFINRP is encoded by the coding sequence ATGAAGTTTAAAACCTTACCTGTGTTGATGGCTCTTAGCGTGGGTGCAATGTCGGCCCAGGCCGATTCCCGGGATGAAGTCGAGTTGCTGGTTGGCTCCTACACCCAGGGCAAAAGCCAGGGCATCTACCGGTTGCAGTTTGACAGTGCCAAAGGGCGTATCACCCCTGAGCCGCTGCAAGTGTTCAAGTCCACCAACCCTTCGTGGCTGACCTTGTCCAAAGACCAGACCCGTCTGTTCGTGGTCAATGAAAACGGCAAGGGCCAGAGCGATGTCGTCGGTCGCGCCAGCAGCGTTGCCATCGACCCGAAAACCAGTGAGCTGACCCTCATCAACCAGGTCAAGACCCTGGGTGAAGAGCCGACTCATTCCAGCCTGAGTGCGGATGGGCGCTATCTGTTTGTGGCCAACTACGGCGTGCATGCCGACCCTGGCGGCAGCCTTGCCGTGTTGCCGATCAATGCTGAAGGTCAGTTGCAACCCGTGACCCAGATGAGCAGTCATCCTGCCAGCCGGGTCAATCCTGAGCGCCAGATGTCCGCCCACGTGCACTCGGTGGTGTCCTCCCCGGACGGCAAGTTCGTCTACGCCAGTGATCTGGGTGCAGACAAGGTGTTTGTCTACCGGTACGATCCGGCAGCCAACCCGGACCATCCGCTGGTGGCCGCCGACCCGGCGTTTGTAGAGCTGCCGGCAGGTAGCGGGCCACGTCACCTGCTGTTTTCCGGTGACGGCAAACACGCTTACCTGACCACTGAAATGAGTGCCCAGGTGTTTGTATTCGATTATGACAATGGTCGACTCAAGCAGCGTCAGGCACTGGAACTGGCCCACGGCATGCCCGCGCAAAACCGTGCAGCCGGTGCATTGCATGCCTCACAGGACGGCAAGTTCCTGTACGTCAGCAACCGTGGCAAGGCCAATGAAATCCTGGTGTTTGCAATCAATCCGGGCAATGGCGAGTTGACTGAAATCCAGCGTCGCTCGGTGGATGGCGATCACCCGCGTGAGTTTGCCCTGAGCCCCAACGGCAAGTTTTTGTTGATCGCCAACCAGATGAGCAATGCCATCGTGGTACTTGAGCGCGACCCTGAAACCGGCACGCTGGGCAAGACCGTACAAACCCTGACAATGGATGCACCGTCTGATCTGAAATTTATCAACCGCCCGTAA
- a CDS encoding exonuclease SbcCD subunit D C-terminal domain-containing protein, producing the protein MRLFHTSDWHLGQNLHGQDRDFEHACFLAWLLTQLSEQQPDVLLIAGDIFDTVNPPVKAQERLYDFIVSAHEQQPKLTIVMIAGNHDSGSRIELPAPLMRRLRTHALGRVLWLDDGQLDAERLLIPLPDASGETAAWCLALPFLRPAEVTGAHLGDDYLRGIGQVHEWLIEAANAKRTPGQALIAISHAHMAGGSVSEDSERSLIIGNAEALPASLFGPSISYVALGHLHKPQRVNGEERIRYCGSPIPLSFSEIGYQHQILDVTLEGETLVSVEPLLIPRAVNLQRIGPLPLADILTQLADLPDTDLLADTQRQPWLEVRVKLDEPQPDLRQQIETALQGKSVRLVRISAEYAGSGSRASDDDARLIELDQLTPQELFSRAWQDNYGSEADEQTLKDFAVLLQEVQLEGEQP; encoded by the coding sequence ATGCGCCTGTTTCACACCTCCGACTGGCACCTGGGGCAAAACCTCCACGGCCAGGACCGCGACTTCGAACACGCCTGTTTTCTTGCCTGGCTACTGACACAGCTCAGTGAGCAGCAGCCGGACGTACTGCTGATTGCCGGTGATATCTTTGACACCGTCAACCCGCCGGTAAAAGCCCAGGAACGGCTCTACGACTTTATCGTCAGCGCCCATGAGCAACAGCCGAAACTGACCATCGTGATGATTGCCGGCAACCACGACTCCGGCTCGCGCATCGAACTGCCCGCGCCCTTGATGCGTCGTTTACGCACCCATGCACTGGGCCGCGTGCTGTGGCTCGACGATGGCCAGCTCGACGCCGAACGCCTGCTGATCCCCTTGCCCGATGCCAGCGGTGAAACCGCTGCCTGGTGCCTGGCGCTGCCCTTTCTGCGCCCTGCAGAAGTCACCGGAGCGCACCTGGGTGATGACTACCTGCGCGGCATCGGCCAGGTCCACGAGTGGCTGATTGAAGCCGCCAACGCCAAGCGCACGCCGGGTCAGGCCCTGATTGCCATCAGCCACGCCCACATGGCGGGCGGTTCGGTGTCCGAAGACTCCGAGCGCAGCCTGATTATCGGCAACGCCGAAGCCCTGCCCGCCAGCCTGTTCGGGCCGAGCATCAGCTACGTTGCCCTGGGCCATTTGCACAAACCACAACGGGTCAACGGCGAGGAGCGGATCCGCTACTGCGGCTCACCGATTCCGTTGTCATTCTCTGAAATAGGCTATCAACACCAGATTCTCGACGTGACACTGGAGGGCGAAACCCTGGTCAGCGTCGAGCCGCTACTGATCCCGCGCGCGGTCAATCTGCAACGCATTGGCCCACTGCCCCTGGCTGACATCCTCACCCAACTGGCCGACCTGCCGGACACCGACCTGCTGGCCGATACCCAGCGCCAGCCGTGGCTCGAAGTGCGGGTCAAGCTCGACGAACCGCAGCCCGATTTGCGCCAGCAAATCGAAACCGCACTGCAGGGTAAATCCGTGCGCCTGGTGCGCATCTCGGCCGAATATGCTGGCAGCGGCAGCCGTGCCTCGGACGACGACGCGCGCCTGATCGAACTGGACCAACTGACACCCCAGGAACTGTTCAGCCGCGCTTGGCAAGACAACTACGGCAGTGAAGCCGACGAACAAACCCTCAAGGACTTTGCCGTGCTGCTGCAAGAAGTTCAGCTGGAAGGTGAACAGCCATGA
- a CDS encoding BatD family protein produces the protein MNRLCVLLLLLCCWTLPAHAGGLVASVDRDQLSSGETVELTLESTDVTQFGKPDLTPLDNGFEVRGTRQVNQLTSLSDDNKATTRWIITLQPKQTGTVSIPALQVGEYHSQPINLTVTQSVVSDNELAPVFIEVSLDQPSVYVQAQALLTLRVYHSVALYDDSSLTPLHIDDAIVEQLGESRTYEKLINGVRHGVIERRYGIYPQRSGELLIPAQTFSATQVDSQQSTAPAPLGPKPGKLLHVTSTEIPLTVLPKPETYPPNAAWLPARSLSMSETWNPEPDHTLVGDSLTRTLTLKAEGLSSAQLPPLPATDVNGLRRYPDLPQLSNQVTENGLIGSREEREALVPTRVGQIELPAVEVVWWNTHEDHLERTYLPARTLLAAANPNLAVDTPVSGAVAAISEESSLWIWQLSTLFLACTTLASLGLWWRARWQPAILRAAQTGPSPRTLLDDLKRACLANDPHATRQALDAWARQQPETLADMAARFVLLSDALDGLNGALYSETGQYWQGEELWKAIRSIPATEREQDAASEPSSLPPLYPK, from the coding sequence ATGAACCGCCTCTGCGTTTTGCTTCTTTTGCTGTGTTGCTGGACCCTGCCGGCCCATGCCGGTGGACTGGTTGCCAGCGTTGACCGGGACCAGCTCAGCTCCGGTGAAACCGTCGAGCTGACACTGGAGTCCACCGACGTCACCCAGTTTGGCAAGCCCGACCTGACACCACTGGACAACGGGTTTGAAGTGCGCGGCACGCGCCAGGTCAACCAACTGACCAGTCTCAGTGATGACAACAAAGCCACTACCCGCTGGATCATCACCCTGCAACCCAAACAAACCGGCACCGTGAGTATCCCGGCACTGCAAGTCGGTGAATACCACAGCCAGCCGATCAACCTGACCGTGACCCAGAGCGTGGTCAGCGACAACGAACTGGCTCCGGTTTTTATTGAAGTCAGTCTGGACCAGCCCAGCGTCTACGTGCAGGCCCAGGCCCTGCTGACCCTGCGCGTCTACCATTCCGTGGCGCTCTACGACGACAGCAGCCTGACCCCGCTGCACATTGACGACGCCATCGTCGAGCAACTGGGCGAGTCGCGCACCTATGAAAAGTTGATCAATGGCGTGCGCCACGGCGTGATCGAGCGCCGCTACGGGATCTACCCCCAGCGCAGCGGCGAACTGCTGATTCCGGCACAAACCTTCAGCGCCACCCAGGTCGACAGCCAGCAATCCACGGCCCCCGCTCCCCTTGGGCCCAAGCCTGGAAAGCTGCTGCACGTGACCTCCACCGAGATCCCGCTGACCGTCCTGCCCAAGCCCGAGACCTATCCACCCAATGCCGCGTGGTTGCCAGCCCGAAGCCTGAGCATGAGCGAAACCTGGAACCCCGAGCCTGACCATACGCTGGTGGGTGATTCCCTGACCCGAACCCTCACCCTCAAGGCTGAAGGCCTGTCCAGCGCCCAGTTGCCGCCCCTGCCCGCCACTGACGTCAACGGCTTGCGGCGCTACCCGGACTTGCCGCAGTTGAGCAATCAAGTCACCGAAAACGGCCTGATCGGCAGCCGCGAAGAGCGCGAGGCGCTGGTGCCGACACGGGTTGGCCAGATCGAATTGCCCGCCGTCGAAGTGGTGTGGTGGAACACCCACGAAGACCATCTGGAGCGGACCTACCTGCCCGCCCGCACCCTGCTGGCAGCAGCCAATCCCAACCTTGCCGTGGACACGCCCGTCAGCGGTGCCGTGGCAGCCATAAGCGAAGAGTCGTCGCTGTGGATCTGGCAGCTCAGCACCCTGTTTCTGGCCTGCACCACCCTGGCGAGTCTGGGCTTGTGGTGGCGTGCCCGCTGGCAGCCTGCAATCTTGCGTGCAGCGCAAACCGGGCCCAGCCCGCGCACCCTACTCGACGACCTTAAACGCGCTTGCCTGGCCAACGACCCCCACGCCACACGCCAGGCACTCGATGCCTGGGCGCGGCAACAACCCGAAACCCTGGCCGACATGGCCGCGCGTTTCGTGTTGCTGTCCGATGCCCTCGATGGCCTCAACGGCGCACTGTACAGCGAAACCGGCCAGTACTGGCAAGGCGAAGAGCTGTGGAAGGCCATTCGCAGCATTCCGGCTACCGAGCGCGAGCAAGACGCCGCCAGCGAGCCAAGCAGCCTGCCGCCGCTCTACCCCAAATAA
- a CDS encoding AAA family ATPase — protein sequence MKILAIRLKNLASLAGPFELDFTAEPLASAGLFAITGPTGAGKSTLLDALCLALFGAVPRLNNTGRDAKVPDADGEIATADPRTLLRRGTGEGYAEVDFVGIDGRRYRARWEANRAREKATGKLQASRQSLRDLDNDQLLASQKGDYKVQLEARLGLNFEQFTRAVMLAQSEFSAFLKADDNERSELLEKLTDTALYTRLGKRAFDKAKEARDAHKQLQDQAVGVTPLEPQARAELDQQFNDAQQQLKNQQGQLKQLEMQHTWLKTLGELQEQQLSAAEQLQQAQTLWDSQATQRQTLHLLEKLAPQRHQFARLAELEGQLSPLAGHINAHLAQQAELGQRQTRLEAELQTARLAATQAQALQRECAPQVQQALLEQANLNRLTQALNTQQTLQQQAEQACVEGQLALNTLLERQQQGAERLVLITTQLEHSNALAPLASAWDAYRPRLQQLVRLSNNLSTGRKELPGLEQRALQATQELTGLRDSLEILFQEAGAEPHAVNEQIQTLGSLLQDNRQQQRAFEDLQRLCSSQQALDSRLHELQLKQQEVQQERERLSQQGIKAKADLEVAEQTLQVTRQLLERQRVARSASVEELRGQLQDGQPCPVCGSAEHPYHQPETLLHSLSRHDEQEEASARAVVDGLKETLAQLREKVGGLIAQQKEFLLQQERIHQEQQALAPSLEAHPLHEQWLAQDPAKREQWLTLRLNQLQHSITQDEQRQNALLALQKEAAHLQQQVQRCTEASQLATQQLAEQQLHLNADTQRLEDELGEFASVLAPATLDALRENPSACFMALDQQVADRVAQLDQQRDEQAEQAERASSIEREQYQQANRSKELGTLQRSVKALGEQQQASQHSLKQWLGDFSSAEQWQQSLEHAVERARTAQTQAEQALQATANQLLQLATELKSEQERLHALQQEHDTLNAQLAQWRAQHSEVDDSRLQHLLAHDEAQVRELRLHLQNSEKAVEQARVLLQEREQRLAQHQAHANGNLDSESLNIALEALHAQLAASEQQCAELRARQSEDQRRQQANQALAQRIALAYDEWQRWARLSDLIGSGSGDKFRKIAQAYNLDLLVHHANAQLRQLVRRYRLKRGGSMLGLLVMDTEMGDELRSVHSLSGGETFLVSLALALGLASMASSTLKIESLFIDEGFGSLDPESLQLAMDALDGLQAQGRKVGVISHVQEMHERIPVQIQVKRQGNGLSTVEVK from the coding sequence ATGAAAATCCTCGCCATTCGCCTGAAAAACCTCGCCTCACTGGCCGGGCCCTTTGAGCTGGATTTCACCGCCGAGCCCCTGGCCAGTGCCGGGTTGTTTGCGATCACCGGCCCCACCGGCGCCGGCAAAAGCACCCTGCTCGACGCCCTGTGCCTGGCCCTGTTTGGGGCTGTGCCGCGCCTCAACAACACGGGGCGCGATGCAAAAGTGCCGGATGCCGACGGCGAAATTGCCACCGCCGACCCGCGCACATTGCTGCGCCGTGGCACCGGCGAAGGCTATGCCGAAGTCGATTTTGTCGGCATCGACGGCCGCCGTTACCGCGCCCGCTGGGAAGCCAACCGCGCTCGCGAAAAAGCCACCGGCAAGCTGCAAGCCAGTCGCCAAAGCCTGCGCGACCTGGACAACGATCAACTGCTGGCGAGCCAGAAAGGCGATTACAAAGTCCAGCTGGAAGCGCGACTGGGGCTCAATTTCGAGCAATTCACCCGTGCCGTGATGCTGGCCCAGAGTGAGTTCAGCGCCTTTCTCAAGGCCGATGACAACGAGCGCAGCGAACTGCTGGAAAAACTCACCGACACCGCGCTCTACACCCGCCTGGGCAAGCGCGCATTCGACAAGGCCAAAGAGGCCAGGGACGCGCACAAGCAACTGCAGGACCAGGCTGTTGGTGTGACGCCCCTTGAGCCCCAGGCCCGTGCCGAACTGGATCAACAGTTCAACGACGCGCAGCAGCAGCTAAAGAACCAGCAAGGCCAGCTCAAGCAGCTGGAGATGCAACACACCTGGCTCAAAACCCTGGGCGAACTGCAAGAGCAGCAACTCAGCGCTGCGGAGCAATTACAGCAAGCGCAAACCCTGTGGGACAGCCAGGCCACCCAGCGCCAGACCCTGCACCTGCTCGAAAAACTGGCACCACAACGTCATCAGTTTGCCCGCCTGGCCGAGCTGGAAGGGCAACTGAGCCCATTGGCCGGGCACATCAACGCCCATCTTGCTCAACAGGCCGAACTGGGCCAGCGCCAGACCCGCCTTGAAGCAGAGCTGCAAACCGCCCGCCTGGCTGCAACCCAGGCCCAGGCCCTTCAGCGCGAATGCGCGCCCCAGGTGCAGCAGGCCCTTCTGGAGCAGGCCAACCTTAACCGCCTGACCCAGGCCCTCAACACCCAACAAACCCTCCAGCAGCAGGCCGAACAGGCGTGCGTCGAAGGGCAACTGGCGCTCAACACGCTGCTTGAGCGCCAGCAACAAGGCGCTGAGCGGCTTGTACTCATCACCACCCAGCTCGAACACAGCAATGCCCTCGCACCACTGGCCAGCGCCTGGGACGCCTATCGCCCAAGGCTTCAGCAACTGGTGCGGTTGAGCAATAACTTGAGCACCGGCCGCAAGGAGCTGCCGGGGCTTGAACAGCGGGCCCTGCAGGCCACGCAGGAACTGACCGGGTTGCGCGACAGCCTGGAAATTTTGTTCCAGGAAGCCGGCGCAGAACCCCACGCGGTCAACGAGCAAATCCAGACCCTGGGCAGCCTGCTGCAAGACAACCGTCAGCAACAGCGGGCCTTTGAAGACCTGCAGCGCCTGTGCAGCAGTCAGCAAGCGCTCGATAGCCGCCTGCACGAACTGCAACTCAAGCAACAGGAGGTGCAGCAGGAGCGCGAGCGCCTGAGCCAGCAAGGCATCAAGGCCAAAGCCGACCTTGAAGTGGCTGAGCAAACCTTGCAGGTCACCCGCCAACTGCTGGAGCGTCAGCGCGTGGCCCGTAGCGCCAGCGTTGAGGAACTGCGCGGGCAGCTGCAGGATGGCCAGCCCTGCCCGGTGTGCGGCAGCGCCGAGCATCCGTATCATCAGCCTGAAACCTTGCTGCACAGCCTGTCCCGCCATGATGAGCAGGAAGAAGCCAGTGCCCGCGCCGTAGTCGACGGGCTCAAGGAAACCCTCGCCCAGCTGCGGGAAAAAGTCGGTGGCCTGATCGCCCAGCAAAAAGAATTTTTGCTCCAGCAAGAGCGCATCCACCAAGAACAGCAGGCCCTCGCCCCGAGCCTTGAAGCGCATCCGCTCCACGAGCAATGGCTGGCACAGGACCCGGCCAAGCGTGAGCAATGGCTGACCCTTCGCCTGAATCAGTTGCAGCACAGCATCACCCAGGACGAACAGCGCCAGAACGCCCTGCTCGCCTTGCAAAAAGAAGCGGCCCACTTGCAGCAGCAAGTCCAGCGCTGCACCGAAGCCAGCCAGCTCGCCACCCAGCAACTGGCTGAGCAGCAATTGCACCTCAATGCCGACACTCAGCGCCTTGAGGATGAACTCGGCGAGTTTGCCAGCGTGCTGGCCCCGGCCACCCTCGACGCCCTGCGCGAAAACCCGTCCGCCTGCTTCATGGCCCTCGACCAGCAAGTGGCTGATCGTGTGGCCCAACTCGATCAGCAACGGGACGAACAGGCGGAGCAGGCTGAAAGAGCGAGCAGCATCGAGCGCGAGCAGTATCAGCAGGCCAATCGCAGCAAGGAACTGGGCACCTTGCAGCGCAGCGTCAAGGCGCTGGGCGAGCAGCAACAGGCCAGCCAGCACAGCCTCAAACAATGGCTGGGTGACTTCAGCAGCGCCGAGCAGTGGCAGCAAAGCCTCGAGCATGCCGTCGAACGGGCCCGCACGGCCCAGACCCAGGCCGAACAAGCCCTGCAAGCTACCGCCAACCAGTTGCTCCAGCTCGCGACCGAGCTCAAGTCCGAGCAAGAGCGCCTGCACGCCCTGCAGCAAGAACACGACACCCTAAACGCCCAGCTCGCGCAATGGCGGGCACAGCACAGCGAGGTCGATGACAGTCGCCTGCAGCACTTGCTGGCCCATGACGAAGCACAGGTACGCGAACTGCGCCTGCACCTGCAGAACAGCGAAAAAGCCGTCGAGCAAGCCCGGGTATTGCTGCAAGAACGCGAACAACGCCTGGCCCAACACCAGGCCCATGCCAATGGCAACCTGGACAGCGAGTCACTCAACATCGCCCTTGAGGCGTTGCACGCACAACTGGCTGCCAGTGAGCAGCAATGTGCCGAACTACGTGCCCGGCAGAGCGAGGATCAACGTCGTCAACAGGCCAATCAGGCATTGGCTCAACGCATTGCACTGGCCTATGACGAATGGCAGCGCTGGGCACGCCTCAGTGATCTGATCGGTTCCGGCAGTGGCGACAAGTTCCGCAAAATCGCCCAGGCCTACAACCTCGACCTGTTGGTCCATCACGCCAACGCGCAGTTGCGCCAACTGGTCCGCCGTTATCGCCTCAAGCGCGGTGGCAGCATGCTCGGCCTGCTGGTGATGGACACCGAGATGGGCGACGAACTGCGCTCGGTGCATTCGCTTTCCGGCGGTGAAACCTTCCTGGTGTCGCTGGCATTGGCCCTGGGCCTGGCCTCGATGGCCTCCAGCACATTGAAAATCGAATCACTGTTCATCGATGAAGGTTTTGGCAGCCTCGATCCCGAGTCCCTGCAACTGGCGATGGATGCACTGGACGGCCTGCAGGCCCAGGGGCGCAAGGTGGGGGTCATCTCCCACGTACAGGAGATGCACGAACGCATCCCGGTCCAGATCCAGGTAAAACGTCAAGGCAACGGTTTGAGCACCGTGGAGGTTAAATGA
- a CDS encoding DUF5629 family protein, whose amino-acid sequence MSDSNQTLRAALETSDMLVIDGLHAWDFSLDDVQLLIKCMDGRAEKRWKFTLEQIDASVFDDTLQSWTLVGDSGEHRLVCLSALSANNDDDEVEVEDEV is encoded by the coding sequence ATGAGCGATTCAAACCAGACCTTGCGCGCAGCCCTTGAAACCAGCGACATGTTGGTGATTGACGGGCTGCATGCCTGGGATTTTTCTCTGGACGATGTGCAGTTGCTCATCAAATGCATGGACGGACGAGCCGAAAAGCGCTGGAAGTTCACCCTTGAACAGATCGACGCCAGCGTCTTTGACGACACTCTGCAAAGCTGGACCCTCGTTGGCGACTCCGGTGAACACCGTCTGGTTTGCCTCAGCGCCTTGAGTGCAAACAACGATGACGATGAAGTCGAGGTTGAAGATGAAGTTTAA
- a CDS encoding IS110 family transposase translates to MALVVGVDIGSRTAPMAWRKDGNVVGNWTIEQSAKGHSLAVKKLLSLKPELIVMEATGVYYLDLAVKLTNAGLPVAVINPKSAHNFAKIMLANSKTDKIDAQLLAEYAERMTPRVWTAPTAQMLELRALGRHLNRLTGRRTQAKNELHALKATESTSSMLIEDEEDAIDALDKRIERFRKAALELILESPNLSRSYKCMIAGPGIGEASAIAMLAELVTLPSTLKSNQVSRYAGLDVRLTQSGTSLNKPGRMSKAGNAYLRAATFMPALSALRCDPIVKAFYEGLVGRGKKKMQAIGAIMRKYLTGIWACIRSGEPFDTAKLFDEKHLSKA, encoded by the coding sequence ATGGCTCTCGTCGTTGGTGTAGATATTGGCTCTCGAACTGCGCCTATGGCGTGGCGTAAAGATGGAAACGTCGTTGGAAACTGGACCATCGAACAGAGCGCCAAAGGCCACTCATTGGCGGTGAAAAAGTTGCTCAGCCTGAAGCCGGAGCTGATCGTCATGGAGGCCACCGGCGTCTATTACCTGGACTTGGCCGTCAAGCTGACCAACGCCGGCTTACCCGTGGCGGTGATCAACCCGAAAAGTGCACATAACTTTGCCAAGATCATGCTGGCTAACAGCAAAACCGACAAAATCGATGCTCAATTGCTGGCCGAGTATGCCGAGCGTATGACGCCGCGGGTATGGACTGCGCCAACCGCGCAAATGCTGGAACTGCGTGCCTTGGGACGACATTTGAACCGCCTGACCGGCCGCCGCACGCAGGCCAAAAATGAGTTGCACGCACTCAAGGCAACCGAAAGTACGTCGTCGATGCTGATCGAGGACGAAGAGGATGCCATCGACGCCTTGGACAAGCGCATTGAGCGCTTCCGCAAGGCCGCACTTGAACTGATTCTCGAAAGCCCGAACCTGAGCAGAAGCTACAAATGCATGATTGCAGGGCCTGGCATCGGAGAGGCTTCGGCTATTGCGATGCTGGCCGAGTTGGTGACCTTGCCGTCGACGTTGAAATCGAACCAGGTGAGCCGCTATGCAGGATTGGACGTGCGTCTGACGCAGTCAGGAACGAGTTTGAACAAGCCTGGCCGGATGAGTAAGGCCGGGAATGCCTACTTGCGCGCGGCGACGTTCATGCCCGCATTGAGCGCGCTGCGTTGTGACCCCATTGTTAAGGCGTTCTATGAAGGACTGGTCGGCCGAGGTAAGAAGAAGATGCAGGCAATTGGGGCAATCATGCGCAAATATCTGACAGGTATTTGGGCATGCATCCGCAGCGGTGAGCCTTTTGATACGGCCAAGCTTTTCGATGAAAAACACCTATCGAAAGCTTGA